A region from the Pristiophorus japonicus isolate sPriJap1 unplaced genomic scaffold, sPriJap1.hap1 HAP1_SCAFFOLD_308, whole genome shotgun sequence genome encodes:
- the LOC139249369 gene encoding zinc finger protein 664-like translates to MHLLVHTNKTPFKCSDCEKSFKIRNSLMMHQRIHTGERPFTCSVCGKGFSDSSTLLTHQRVHTGERLFTCSVCGKGFSDSSTLLTHQRVHTGERLFTCSVCGKGFSDSSNLLTHQ, encoded by the coding sequence ATGCACCtccttgttcacaccaataagacgccttttaaatgttctgactgtgagaagagctttaaaatcaGAAATAGTTTGATGATGCATCAACgtatccacactggggagaggccgttcacctgctccgtgtgtgggaagggattcagtgattcatccaccctgctgacacaccagcgagttcacaccggggagaggctgttcacctgctccgtgtgtgggaagggattcagtgattcatccaccctgctgacacaccagcgagttcacacaggggagaggctgttcacctgctccgtgtgtgggaagggattcagtgattcatccaacctgctgacacaccagtga